Within Quercus lobata isolate SW786 chromosome 5, ValleyOak3.0 Primary Assembly, whole genome shotgun sequence, the genomic segment TTAACACGTTAGGAAGAATAGCTGCTACTTTGGAAGGTTTAATAACATAATTAATGATTTTCTGTATATTTTTGCAGATAATATCACCTTATAATTTGTACTTGAACCCTAATCTAGTGATCAAGCAATATCAGTTATGGCGTCTCGTTACCAATTTCTTGTATTTCCGGAAAATGGGTAATATTTTTCagcctcattttttttttattcagtaGGAAtctgttttttcaattttaatgtAGGGAAATTTTCTGTTAGTTTCGTGATCATCTTCACTATGATGAAGTTGTTGAGAAGAAATCTTTTGGGGCACACAAGGCTTTCTTCTATTAAAGTAGTTGAAAGAATTTTTGTTAGTTGAACGTCTGTTGCTTTGTATGATGTGTTAGTTTTTTATGATGGGACTCAAGTGGGACAAACTTATTATGGTAGTTAGATAAAGTAAGAAGTCTGCattggctattaatctttgtcattttttcCATATGAACTTACATGCAGGCACGCGAATTTACAATTTGATAACCACAATGGGTTATGTCATCAAACAAGTTTCATGGCTTAAGAAGAATGTGATAATTCATTCCTCCTTTGTGGTGCATTGTCTTGTGGAATGTAGTTGGCGAATGTCCATTGTCATCTATCTGGACGATTTTGGTCCCTGTGGATTTGTACTGCAGTACATTTTTGTGTTAATTAAGAGGTTTATGTTGGTTTTGCTGTGTCCAATCCATGCTTAATATCTGTTTGTTTTGTAGGGTTCCTTAAGAACATTATGTATAACCTTCACTAGGAGTGGGAATGTTCCagtattgttatttttattatctaataGTGGTTTAGCAATAGATTGGCAGCAGAGATTTTATTCCTCCACCTAACTTGTTGAAATCAAGTCTGCTTCTGCACCTTTTgatttgatggttttttttcctttctagaaCACTCTTCACTTTCCCCAATGATGTCCCTGAACACAATGTTTTAATGAATCACAAATTATGTTCCATTTTCTGCTTGTTGTTGAATGTATTGCAATCCGATTATACATTGTCTTGATGTATTTATATCATTgtcttcaacaacaacaaagccttagtcccaaatttgTTGGTGTtagctatggatcctcaacataAACATAGACAATGATGTAATGAATTTATATCATTTTCTACGTTTATGTTTTCCAACAGTTAATTATGTTGATTGTTTGGAAGTCTGATTGAGCCTAAGTAATCATCAAGTTTGtcatttttaacatatttttttaccttGACAATGCAGACTTGGACTTTATGTTTCACATGTTCTTTCTAGCTCGATACTGCAAACTCCTTGAAGAGAACTCATTCAGGGGAAGGACAGCCGATTTCTTTTACATGCTCTTATTTGGTGCCACTGTTTTAACTGGAATTGTTCTTGTTGGGGGAATGATACCGTACTTGTCGGAGTCATTTGCAAAAATTATATTCCTTAGCAATTCCCTGACATTCATGATGGTTagttcctttcctttttgtttgaatagaaaatttgttttgttcctACCATCATTAGAACTATTAATAACTCCTGTTTGATGGGAATAATATTATGGAGATTGGAATGCCATCTAGCCATTATATTATGATAGCAAAAGGCAATATAATGAATTAATGAAGTTATGGTTATACCAAGTTATTCTTGACTCAAGCTTTTCATTAGCTTTCTTCCTGTTTCAATAAGTCAAGCAATTCCCATCTCAAATCAGTCTGGTAGAATAATTTGAGCAAAAGATATAAAGTCTGGTAGAATTCTTCTATGAAAATTGATATCCTTTCATATTTTTTACAGGTCTATGTGTGGAGCAAGCAAAATCCTTTCATCCATATGagttttttgggcctttttacttTCACAGCCGCTTACCTACCATGGGTGAGTAAGCTTTGATGACTTCTCATTTTATCTTGCTAAATCAGTATCACACTGaaagttatttactttttaatttttttgtcctTCAACTCGTTCAAAATTAATCTGAGACATAAGCTATCCTGATCAAAACCTCTATTATTATAGTTAATCTTTGCCC encodes:
- the LOC115992947 gene encoding derlin-2.2, giving the protein MAQAVEEWYKQMPIITRSYLTAAIVTTIGCSLDIISPYNLYLNPNLVIKQYQLWRLVTNFLYFRKMDLDFMFHMFFLARYCKLLEENSFRGRTADFFYMLLFGATVLTGIVLVGGMIPYLSESFAKIIFLSNSLTFMMVYVWSKQNPFIHMSFLGLFTFTAAYLPWVLLGFSVLVGASAWVDLLGMIAGHAYYFLEDVYPRMTGRRPLRTPSFIKALFADEPVVVARPGNVRFAAPAADDVLQG